TCCGTGGTGACCGCCATCTTATTCATTCTCTCGATTTTCTTCTTCCCGCTGCTTGCTGTGATCACATCAGCTGTGACAGCACCGGCACTGATCATTGTCGGGGTCTTGATGGTTTCATCACTGGGTGAAATCGACTGGAAGAAATTCGAGGTGGCTGTGCCGTCATTCCTGACGATCGTCGCCATGCCGCTCACATACAGCATCGCAACAGGGATCGCCATCGGATTCATCTTCTATCCAATCACAATGATCATGAAAGGCCGGATGAAAGAAATCCACCCGATTATGTACTTCCTGTTTGCTATATTCGTTCTGTATTTCTTATTTCTTGTGTAAATCTTATATTGAAAGCCGATCTTGTATGAGATCGGTTTTTTCTTATTTTTAAAAGGGAAAGATTGAAAGATAATAAAGGGAACAGCACTGCCCTTAGAGAAGATAGTACAAAAGAAAGAAGAATGAATTGAAAAAAGGGGAAAAATTCGTTAAAATCATGGAATCGGGTAGTGTCGAAAATGGTCGAATAAATAGGGAGAATTGCGTATGTCTACTTTAAATGTAAAAAAAGTATTGAATAATAACGTACTGATAGCCGTTCACGATAATTATGGTGAAGTCGTGCTGATCGGAAAAGGAATAGGATTCAACCGAAAAAAGGGAGATCCCATCCAAAATGATATCGCTGAAAAGATGTTTGTCCTTAAAGGGGAAAAAGAACAGGAGCAGTATAAAAATCTTCTTCCTTTCCTGAATGAGGATATGTCGAACGTCATCATTTCCGCTATCGAGCTGATCAGGAAACGGACCAACTCATTTCTGAATGAGCACATTCACATCGCCCTCACCGACCATATCCTTTTCGCCATTAACCGACTGATGAGAGGGATGGAAATCCGCAACCCTTTCCTGGTCGAGACGAGGACACTTTATCCTTTTGAATATGAAATAGCCAGAGAAGTGGTCGGCATGATCAATGACATGACCGATGTTCATCTGCCGGAGGGGGAAGTCGGCTTCATCGCCCTTCACATCCACAGCGCCATGATGAATAAAGATCTGTCTGAGGTCAACCAGCATTCCCAATTGATCGGCCGTTTGACAGGGATGATCGAGCAGCAGCTTGATGTTGAAATCAACAAAGAGAGTGTAGACTATATGAGGCTTGTCCGTCATATCCGCTATACGATCGAGCGGGTTTTGCGAGGGGAAAAAGTAGAAGAACCAGAAAAAATCGCAAAACTGTTGAAAGAAGAATACCCTGTCTGCTATAATTTATCATGGAAGCTGATTAAGATGATGCAGCAAACATTACAAAAGCCCGTTTATGATGCCGAGGCAGTTTACCTCACCATGCATCTCCAACGGATACAAAATAAAGTAAATTAAAGAACTTATCTTTCTTACGTGTTACTGATTCGATCAGGCATGAGTGAAGAAGATAATTGAAACGT
The nucleotide sequence above comes from Bacillus sp. KH172YL63. Encoded proteins:
- the glcT gene encoding glucose PTS transporter transcription antiterminator GlcT, yielding MSTLNVKKVLNNNVLIAVHDNYGEVVLIGKGIGFNRKKGDPIQNDIAEKMFVLKGEKEQEQYKNLLPFLNEDMSNVIISAIELIRKRTNSFLNEHIHIALTDHILFAINRLMRGMEIRNPFLVETRTLYPFEYEIAREVVGMINDMTDVHLPEGEVGFIALHIHSAMMNKDLSEVNQHSQLIGRLTGMIEQQLDVEINKESVDYMRLVRHIRYTIERVLRGEKVEEPEKIAKLLKEEYPVCYNLSWKLIKMMQQTLQKPVYDAEAVYLTMHLQRIQNKVN